One Glutamicibacter halophytocola DNA segment encodes these proteins:
- the hisB gene encoding imidazoleglycerol-phosphate dehydratase HisB codes for MAAELIGARRARMERVTSESSVFVELDLDGTGVSEISTSVPFYDHMLTALSKHSLIDLTVRSTGDTHIDVHHTVEDTAITIGEVLRVALGNKAGIRRFGTAYAPLDEALSRSVVDVSGRPYLVHSGEPAGQEYHLIGGHFTGSMTRHVFEAITFHAQICAHIEVLSGRDPHHIVEAQFKSFARALREAVEFDERMGDKIPSTKGAL; via the coding sequence ATGGCTGCCGAATTGATTGGCGCACGTCGCGCCCGCATGGAACGCGTCACCAGCGAATCGTCCGTATTCGTAGAACTGGATCTCGATGGAACTGGTGTGTCGGAGATCAGCACGTCCGTGCCGTTCTACGACCACATGCTCACCGCGCTGTCCAAGCACTCGCTCATTGACTTGACCGTTCGGTCAACGGGCGATACCCACATCGACGTGCACCATACCGTGGAGGACACCGCCATCACCATCGGCGAAGTGCTGCGCGTTGCCCTGGGCAACAAGGCCGGCATCCGGCGCTTCGGCACCGCATATGCTCCATTGGATGAAGCGCTTTCGCGTTCAGTGGTGGATGTATCCGGACGCCCCTACCTCGTCCACTCCGGCGAGCCGGCGGGGCAGGAATACCACCTCATCGGTGGGCACTTCACCGGTTCCATGACCCGCCACGTTTTTGAAGCGATCACCTTCCACGCCCAGATTTGTGCACATATCGAGGTGCTCTCGGGCCGCGATCCACACCATATTGTCGAAGCCCAGTTCAAGTCCTTTGCACGAGCTCTGCGCGAAGCCGTTGAATTCGACGAACGCATGGGTGACAAGATTCCATCCACGAAGGGTGCACTGTAA